Proteins from a genomic interval of Melospiza georgiana isolate bMelGeo1 chromosome 20, bMelGeo1.pri, whole genome shotgun sequence:
- the LOC131092047 gene encoding potassium/sodium hyperpolarization-activated cyclic nucleotide-gated channel 2-like — MQLLQPGVGCPSAGSRHGLRGLPESSTAGCFPAAIAPTAGPALSTSAAHATICRHPRQKGHPQEETRASRPPDAEGRGGWAKPALGEPPAPERRRSLTRRSHEQAASGASQRHRSPPPRPAASTRPASAVRRARSGAPARGDRARTRRRFPTGETRLLRNLAACWVPPLPTRTRGFGFAFAWVQLHGC; from the exons ATGCAGTTGTTG CAGCCCGGTGTGGGGTGTCCGTCGGCGGGCAGTCGCCACGGCTTGCGCGGACTCCCGGAGTCCAGCACGGCCGGGTGCTTCCCTGCGGCCATCGCTCCTACGGCAGGACCGGCTCTCAGCACTTCCGCAGCCCACGCCACAATCTGCAGGCACCCACGGCAGAAGGGTCACCCCCAAGAGGAGACCAGGGCCTCACGACCGCCCGACGCTGAAGGGAGGGGAGGCTGGGCCAAGCCCGCGCTGGGCGAACCGCCGGCACCGGAGAGAAGGCGCTCCCTGACCCGTCGCTCTCACGAACAGGCGGCTTCCGGCGCATCCCAACGTCATCGTTCCCCGCCGCCGCGCCCAGCCGCTTCCACCCGGCCCGCTTCTGCTGTCCGGCGCGCTCGTAGCGGCGCCCCGGCGAGAGGCGACCGGGCACGGACGCGTCGACGCTTCCCCACAGGCGAGACACGGCTGCTGAGGAATTTGGCTGCCTGCTGGGTTCCGCCGCTTCCGACTCGTACCCGAGGTTTTG GTTTTGCCTTTGCCTGGGTCCAGCTCCATGGTTGCTGA